Proteins encoded together in one Musa acuminata AAA Group cultivar baxijiao chromosome BXJ3-6, Cavendish_Baxijiao_AAA, whole genome shotgun sequence window:
- the LOC135585801 gene encoding caffeoylshikimate esterase-like isoform X1, which yields MAHADDNVEYEEEFIETQRGARLFTCRFVQRNVEPKALIFLCHGYGSECSISMRDIAIRLAKAGYAVRGVDYEGHGKSSGLRGYISSFDDLVSDCSDYFMSVCERRENKKKPRYLFGLSMGGAVALLLHLKAPTYWSGAVLVSPMCKIDGKMKPHPLVISILKKLCSIIPTWKMIPAKDMIDIAIKDPEKRQEVRSNPYNYRGNLRLGTGHELLKVSLAIERNLHQVTLPFLVMHGGDDKIFDPSSSELLYKSASSTDKTFKVYDGMWHAFTFGEAPERVELVFSDMVAWLEQRTMKTVVAQEASC from the exons ATG GCGCATGCCGATGATAACGTCGAATATGAAGAG GAATTTATAGAGACTCAACGTGGAGCGAGACTTTTTACATGCAGATTTGTACAGAGGAACGTAGAACCGAAAGCATTGATCTTTCTGTGCCATG GCTATGGCTCGGAGTGCAGCATATCCATGAGAG ACATTGCAATTCGATTAGCGAAAGCAGGTTACGCAGTTCGTGGAGTAGACTATGAAGGCCACGGCAAATCGTCCGGATTGCGAGGTTACATCTCAAGCTTCGATGATCTCGTCAGCGACTGCTCTGACTACTTCATGAGTGTATGTG AGAGACGGGAGAACAAGAAGAAGCCGAGGTACCTTTTTGGGTTGTCCATGGGGGGAGCAGTGGCTCTCCTCCTCCATCTGAAGGCCCCAACCTATTGGAGTGGTGCTGTTCTTGTGAGCCCCATGTGCAAG ATCGATGGGAAGATGAAGCCGCATCCTTTGGTGATCAGCATCCTGAAGAAGTTGTGTAGCATCATTCCGACATGGAAGATGATTCCTGCAAAAGACATGATCGATATTGCCATAAAAGATCCTGAAAAGAGACAGGAG GTTCGATCAAATCCGTACAACTACAGAGGAAATCTTCGTTTAGGAACCGGTCATGAGCTTCTCAAGGTTAGCTTGGCCATCGAGAGAAATCTGCACCAG GTTACTCTGCCATTCCTGGTGATGCACGGCGGGGATGATAAGATCTTCGATCCATCATCAAGTGAATTGCTATACAAATCAGCTTCCAGCACCGATAAAACGTTTAAGGTGTACGATGGCATGTGGCATGCGTTCACGTTTGGCGAGGCCCCAGAACGCGTGGAACTCGTCTTCTCCGACATGGTGGCCTGGCTTGAACAGAGGACGATGAAAACTGTAGTTGCACAAGAAGCTTCCTGTTGA
- the LOC135585801 gene encoding caffeoylshikimate esterase-like isoform X2 gives MPMITSNMKRFVQRNVEPKALIFLCHGYGSECSISMRDIAIRLAKAGYAVRGVDYEGHGKSSGLRGYISSFDDLVSDCSDYFMSVCERRENKKKPRYLFGLSMGGAVALLLHLKAPTYWSGAVLVSPMCKIDGKMKPHPLVISILKKLCSIIPTWKMIPAKDMIDIAIKDPEKRQEVRSNPYNYRGNLRLGTGHELLKVSLAIERNLHQVTLPFLVMHGGDDKIFDPSSSELLYKSASSTDKTFKVYDGMWHAFTFGEAPERVELVFSDMVAWLEQRTMKTVVAQEASC, from the exons ATGCCGATGATAACGTCGAATATGAAGAG ATTTGTACAGAGGAACGTAGAACCGAAAGCATTGATCTTTCTGTGCCATG GCTATGGCTCGGAGTGCAGCATATCCATGAGAG ACATTGCAATTCGATTAGCGAAAGCAGGTTACGCAGTTCGTGGAGTAGACTATGAAGGCCACGGCAAATCGTCCGGATTGCGAGGTTACATCTCAAGCTTCGATGATCTCGTCAGCGACTGCTCTGACTACTTCATGAGTGTATGTG AGAGACGGGAGAACAAGAAGAAGCCGAGGTACCTTTTTGGGTTGTCCATGGGGGGAGCAGTGGCTCTCCTCCTCCATCTGAAGGCCCCAACCTATTGGAGTGGTGCTGTTCTTGTGAGCCCCATGTGCAAG ATCGATGGGAAGATGAAGCCGCATCCTTTGGTGATCAGCATCCTGAAGAAGTTGTGTAGCATCATTCCGACATGGAAGATGATTCCTGCAAAAGACATGATCGATATTGCCATAAAAGATCCTGAAAAGAGACAGGAG GTTCGATCAAATCCGTACAACTACAGAGGAAATCTTCGTTTAGGAACCGGTCATGAGCTTCTCAAGGTTAGCTTGGCCATCGAGAGAAATCTGCACCAG GTTACTCTGCCATTCCTGGTGATGCACGGCGGGGATGATAAGATCTTCGATCCATCATCAAGTGAATTGCTATACAAATCAGCTTCCAGCACCGATAAAACGTTTAAGGTGTACGATGGCATGTGGCATGCGTTCACGTTTGGCGAGGCCCCAGAACGCGTGGAACTCGTCTTCTCCGACATGGTGGCCTGGCTTGAACAGAGGACGATGAAAACTGTAGTTGCACAAGAAGCTTCCTGTTGA
- the LOC103990143 gene encoding caffeoylshikimate esterase, whose translation MANGDEDVRYEEESIDNPRGVKLFTCRWLPENKDPKALIFLCHGYAMECSISMRDTATRCAKAGYAVYGIDYEGHGKSSGLQGYVPSFQHIVNDCSDFFVGVCERPENKKKARYLLGESMGGATALLLHRKEPSYWNGAVLVAPMCKIADELKPHPFVVSILKKLSYIIPTWKIVPTRDIIDIAIKTPEKREEVRSNQYCYKGKPRLKTAHELLMASLDIEQNLHQVSLPFLVVHGGDDIVTDPSVSKLLYETASSEDKTFKLYPGMWHALTSGEPPESIDLVFSDIIAWLDQRTTTQDPASEMELKAKHDEDAHSKTSQIDG comes from the exons ATG GCAAACGGCGATGAGGATGTCAGATATGAAGAG GAATCCATAGACAACCCTCGGGGAGTCAAGCTTTTTACGTGCAGGTGGCTGCCGGAAAACAAAGATCCGAAAGCCCTCATCTTCTTGTGCCATG GCTACGCCATGGAGTGCAGCATATCCATGAGAG ACACTGCAACTCGATGTGCAAAGGCAGGCTACGCCGTTTACGGAATAGATTACGAGGGCCATGGCAAATCTTCTGGATTGCAAGGATATGTTCCGAGCTTCCAACATATCGTCAACGACTGCTCTGACTTCTTCGTCGGCGTTTGTG AGCGGCCGGAGAACAAGAAGAAAGCGAGGTACCTCCTTGGGGAATCCATGGGGGGAGCCACGGCCCTCCTCCTCCACAGGAAGGAACCATCCTACTGGAATGGTGCTGTTCTGGTCGCCCCCATGTGCAAG ATTGCTGATGAGTTGAAGCCCCACCCGTTCGTGGTCAGCATTTTGAAGAAGCTGAGTTACATCATACCGACGTGGAAAATTGTTCCGACGCGAGACATTATTGATATCGCCATCAAAACTCCAGAGAAGAGAGAGGAG GTTCGATCTAATCAGTACTGCTACAAGGGAAAACCGCGCTTGAAGACCGCTCATGAGCTTCTCATGGCTAGCTTGGACATTGAGCAAAACCTGCACCAG GTGTCGCTGCCGTTCTTGGTGGTGCATGGGGGAGACGACATTGTGACGGATCCCTCGGTCAGCAAACTGCTCTACGAGACAGCGTCAAGCGAGGACAAGACGTTCAAGCTTTACCCTGGCATGTGGCACGCGCTCACGTCCGGCGAGCCCCCGGAGAGCATCGATCTCGTCTTCTCCGACATCATCGCTTGGCTCGACCAGAGGACGACCACCCAAGACCCCGCATCTGAGATGGAGCTGAAAGCCAAGCACGACGAGGATGCACACTCCAAGACATCGCAAATCGACGGCTAA